In a single window of the Verrucomicrobiaceae bacterium genome:
- a CDS encoding class I SAM-dependent DNA methyltransferase, whose protein sequence is MPKGHHLSEIIDALTALTGKLVPESFIYDFLASFGISKSIISRLKGGSINMAKKPGCTLLKDKIYFEPLRADLLKAATPAQALAAAKADAKIKASKPRFLIATDFKSLAAFDTKKGETEEFPIEDLHEHYTFFLPLAGMEKTVFQAEAEADVKAAEHMAKLYDLIRADNPPKTKEERHALNVFLTRLLFCYFAEDTGIFPGDAMFTGAVTQYTQADGSDLAHFLAELFRTLNTDSKARAKTPKHLRDFPYVNGGLFNDTHARHSEIPKFFTKSRQKLIELGTKSWKEINPDIFGSMFQGVVDDEKRAELGMHYTSVPNIMKVIKPLFLDDLYEELSKAKGSETKLKKLLARLYKLRIFDPACGSGNFLIIAYKELRRLEMDVFRELDALDKQGSLRLPGIHVSQFYGIELDDFAHEVAILALWLAEHQMNVEFKAAFGNAPASLPLKDGAKIKCGNALQVDWEKVCPKDKEHEIFVMGNPPYLGSAIQDAGQKADMAVVFKGVEDYKNLDLIAAWFFKASRYLKSAKARCAFVTTNSICQGEQVAMLWPHVFNAGVEIAFAHLSFKWTNNAKGNAGVTCVIIGMQEGPVTPKTLYANNIAKTVTNINAYLVNAKNVFISKQRVPISNLRPMTKGSGPTDGGNLILSREQRDELLEQYPECKEIVRRFVGAEDYIDGFYRYCLWMTDEQANKLKTIPILKQRLDKVRAMRLASTKAATRQDASTPHRFSEPRHEEAPSIIIPRHSSERRTYIPFGYLEKDNVVADSASAIYHAEPWIFALITSQMHMAWVRAVAGRLEERIRYSNTICYNNFPFPDISVAHKKELDVAAQEVLLERERHFPKTIAQLYDPDTMPAGLLAAHQALDATVEKCYRAKPFTSDDERLEHLFALYEKMTAEE, encoded by the coding sequence ATGCCCAAAGGCCATCACCTCTCTGAAATCATCGACGCGCTCACGGCGCTCACGGGAAAGCTCGTTCCTGAGAGCTTCATCTATGATTTCCTTGCCAGTTTCGGCATCTCGAAGTCGATCATCTCGCGGTTGAAGGGCGGCAGCATCAACATGGCAAAGAAGCCGGGCTGCACGCTGTTGAAGGACAAGATTTACTTCGAGCCACTGCGGGCCGACTTGCTGAAGGCGGCGACTCCCGCGCAGGCGTTGGCTGCTGCAAAGGCAGATGCGAAGATCAAAGCCAGCAAGCCACGCTTCCTCATTGCCACAGACTTCAAGTCACTGGCCGCTTTTGACACCAAGAAGGGCGAGACGGAAGAGTTCCCCATCGAGGACCTGCATGAGCACTACACCTTCTTCCTGCCGCTGGCGGGCATGGAGAAGACCGTCTTTCAGGCGGAGGCTGAGGCGGATGTCAAAGCAGCAGAGCACATGGCGAAGCTCTACGACCTCATTCGCGCTGACAATCCGCCAAAGACGAAGGAGGAACGCCATGCGTTGAATGTCTTCCTCACGCGTTTGCTGTTTTGCTACTTCGCTGAGGACACGGGTATCTTCCCCGGTGACGCCATGTTCACCGGAGCGGTGACACAATACACCCAGGCTGATGGTTCCGACCTTGCGCACTTCCTCGCGGAGTTATTCCGCACGCTGAACACCGATTCCAAGGCGCGGGCCAAGACACCCAAGCACCTGCGCGACTTTCCGTATGTGAACGGCGGACTGTTCAATGACACGCACGCGCGCCATTCGGAGATTCCGAAGTTCTTCACCAAGTCCCGGCAAAAACTCATCGAGTTGGGCACCAAGAGCTGGAAGGAAATCAATCCCGACATCTTCGGCTCCATGTTCCAGGGCGTGGTGGATGACGAGAAGCGTGCCGAGTTGGGCATGCACTACACATCTGTGCCGAACATCATGAAGGTCATCAAACCCCTGTTTCTGGATGATCTTTATGAGGAACTGTCGAAGGCCAAAGGCAGCGAGACCAAGCTCAAGAAGCTTCTCGCTCGGCTTTACAAGCTCCGCATCTTTGACCCCGCCTGCGGCTCGGGGAACTTCCTCATCATCGCGTATAAAGAACTTCGGCGGCTGGAAATGGACGTCTTCCGGGAGCTAGATGCACTGGACAAGCAAGGCAGCTTGCGCCTTCCCGGCATTCACGTCAGCCAGTTCTATGGCATTGAGTTAGACGACTTTGCTCATGAGGTGGCCATCCTTGCGCTTTGGCTTGCTGAACACCAAATGAACGTGGAGTTCAAGGCGGCCTTTGGGAATGCTCCGGCATCATTGCCGCTGAAGGATGGAGCGAAGATCAAGTGCGGGAACGCCCTGCAAGTGGATTGGGAAAAAGTATGCCCGAAGGACAAGGAGCATGAAATCTTTGTGATGGGGAATCCGCCGTATCTCGGTTCAGCGATTCAAGATGCTGGACAAAAAGCCGACATGGCCGTTGTCTTCAAAGGTGTGGAGGACTACAAGAACCTCGATCTCATCGCCGCTTGGTTTTTCAAAGCATCCCGCTATCTGAAAAGTGCCAAAGCACGCTGCGCTTTTGTGACCACAAACTCGATCTGCCAAGGGGAACAAGTCGCCATGCTCTGGCCGCACGTTTTTAACGCAGGTGTGGAAATTGCCTTTGCCCACTTATCATTCAAATGGACGAATAACGCGAAGGGCAATGCAGGCGTGACCTGTGTCATCATTGGAATGCAAGAAGGACCAGTGACCCCCAAGACACTCTACGCGAACAACATCGCCAAGACAGTGACAAACATCAATGCCTACTTGGTGAATGCGAAGAATGTATTCATTTCAAAACAGCGGGTGCCGATTAGTAACTTGAGGCCAATGACAAAGGGAAGCGGCCCCACCGATGGAGGGAACTTGATCTTATCCCGCGAACAAAGAGATGAACTGCTGGAACAGTATCCTGAGTGCAAAGAGATCGTGAGGCGCTTTGTCGGAGCCGAGGACTATATTGATGGCTTCTACCGCTACTGCCTCTGGATGACGGATGAACAGGCTAACAAGCTCAAGACCATACCCATATTGAAGCAGCGGCTCGATAAAGTCCGCGCGATGCGTCTGGCGAGCACCAAAGCAGCAACACGGCAAGATGCGTCAACGCCACATCGCTTTAGTGAACCTCGGCATGAGGAGGCACCCTCAATTATTATCCCGCGACATTCTTCAGAGCGCCGGACATACATTCCATTTGGCTATCTTGAGAAAGACAACGTCGTCGCGGATTCTGCTTCCGCCATCTACCACGCCGAGCCATGGATTTTCGCCCTTATCACCAGCCAGATGCACATGGCCTGGGTGCGTGCAGTAGCAGGACGGCTAGAAGAACGAATCCGCTATTCTAACACCATCTGCTATAACAACTTCCCGTTCCCCGACATCAGTGTAGCGCACAAAAAGGAGCTAGATGTGGCGGCGCAAGAGGTGTTGCTGGAGCGTGAGAGGCACTTTCCGAAGACAATCGCCCAGCTTTACGACCCTGACACGATGCCAGCGGGGCTGCTCGCCGCGCATCAAGCTTTAGATGCTACTGTGGAGAAGTGTTATCGCGCCAAGCCCTTCACCAGTGACGACGAACGGCTGGAGCATCTCTTTGCCCTCTATGAGAAGATGACCGCCGAAGAATAA
- a CDS encoding helix-turn-helix transcriptional regulator produces MPANREREAYEYATRVCGRLPRCVQACRECAHLSRYGLQKCCGVSRDTIGDVENGETVPTLFWAARMAYGMGMTLTEFVQKLERGEDQETGRL; encoded by the coding sequence ATGCCTGCCAACCGGGAGCGCGAAGCTTACGAGTATGCCACACGGGTGTGCGGCCGGTTGCCGCGTTGTGTGCAGGCGTGCCGGGAGTGTGCGCATCTGAGCCGCTATGGCTTGCAGAAGTGCTGCGGGGTGTCGCGGGATACCATCGGGGACGTCGAAAACGGGGAGACGGTGCCAACGCTGTTCTGGGCGGCGCGGATGGCCTACGGGATGGGCATGACGCTGACGGAGTTTGTGCAGAAGCTGGAGCGTGGGGAAGACCAGGAGACAGGGAGACTTTGA
- a CDS encoding ABC transporter ATP-binding protein yields the protein MPESLRAAAASIAPRVLFSLPGDLTHQGAPAQMWLVVTDEAVHVFDEKSEQAAYELKKADKARLLQTVGSAFIQLRIAGVYVDVLRISNGLRELHGRGVAQIRRLIAGDDFQPDALRSQSETICGACALPLPAAKAPCPRCANKGGIFRRTFTLMRPYWSSILLLLGVMVAGVCLDLVPPLLTRKLVDEVITPRKNMDWLPWILGGLVAASTCRMLLNIVIGRTSSFVGTRITKELRERVQGKLLGLNVDYYNRHSAGSLMSRVLNDVDYFQGFVSQMAQGFLLNVLLVMGIGTTLFVMNWKLALWVMIPIPFVLLGTAVYWNVIYPRYYRVWDSQSKMAQSLTGLLQGIRLVKAFGQEEREKARFAKTAGYVQTAKRSLEMSAATFNPIMGFIFGLGGLIVWNAGGRDVLADKISLGTLMAFFALLGMFYSPVQALSMFSSWLTGFMAAGQRVFEVLDSTSQLEEPSESRRLTALQGRVELKNVTFGYDPYAPVLKNVSLTIEPGQFVGIVGKSGSGKTTLVNLICRFYDPQEGCVLIDGENVRELGTDALRENIGLVLQESFMFRASIAENIAYGRPDAAPQDIIQAARAANAHDFVARKAAGYDTKLGENGAGLSGGEKQRLSIARALLTDPAILIMDEATSAVDTESEQEIQRALARACKGRTTIAIAHRLSTLKNADIIHVMDEGRVAESGSHDDLMAKDGIYARLVKIQTELTRLEAA from the coding sequence GTGCCTGAATCGCTCCGTGCCGCTGCTGCTAGCATCGCTCCGCGTGTTTTGTTCTCTTTACCGGGGGATTTGACCCACCAGGGGGCTCCGGCGCAGATGTGGCTGGTGGTGACGGATGAGGCGGTGCATGTCTTTGACGAAAAATCCGAGCAGGCGGCCTATGAGCTGAAAAAAGCGGATAAGGCACGGCTGCTGCAGACGGTGGGCAGTGCGTTCATTCAGCTCCGTATCGCGGGGGTGTATGTGGATGTGCTACGCATCAGCAATGGCCTGCGGGAGCTGCATGGGCGTGGGGTGGCGCAGATCCGCCGCTTGATCGCGGGGGATGATTTTCAGCCGGATGCGCTGCGTAGCCAGAGTGAGACGATCTGCGGTGCCTGTGCGCTGCCGCTGCCTGCCGCGAAGGCTCCATGCCCGCGCTGTGCGAATAAGGGCGGCATTTTCCGCCGCACCTTCACGCTGATGCGGCCGTATTGGTCGTCGATCCTGCTTTTACTCGGGGTGATGGTCGCGGGGGTGTGCCTGGACCTCGTCCCGCCGCTGCTGACGCGGAAACTGGTGGATGAGGTGATCACGCCCCGCAAAAACATGGATTGGTTGCCATGGATACTGGGCGGTCTGGTGGCGGCGAGCACCTGCCGCATGCTTTTGAATATCGTGATTGGCCGGACGAGCAGTTTTGTGGGCACGCGGATCACCAAAGAGCTGCGTGAGCGGGTGCAGGGCAAGCTGCTGGGCCTGAATGTGGACTACTACAACCGCCACAGTGCGGGCAGCCTCATGAGCCGGGTGCTGAATGATGTGGATTACTTCCAGGGCTTTGTGAGTCAGATGGCGCAGGGCTTTTTGCTCAATGTGCTGCTGGTGATGGGCATCGGGACGACGCTGTTTGTGATGAACTGGAAGCTGGCGCTGTGGGTGATGATTCCGATCCCTTTTGTGCTGCTGGGCACGGCGGTGTACTGGAATGTGATCTACCCACGCTACTACCGTGTGTGGGATAGTCAGAGCAAGATGGCGCAGTCGCTCACGGGCCTGCTACAGGGCATCCGGCTGGTGAAGGCCTTTGGCCAGGAGGAGCGGGAGAAGGCCCGTTTTGCGAAGACGGCGGGTTATGTGCAGACGGCCAAGCGCTCGCTGGAGATGAGTGCTGCGACGTTCAATCCGATCATGGGCTTCATCTTCGGGCTAGGAGGCCTGATCGTGTGGAATGCGGGTGGTCGGGATGTTTTGGCCGATAAAATCAGCCTGGGCACGCTGATGGCCTTCTTTGCGCTGCTGGGCATGTTTTACAGCCCGGTGCAGGCGCTGAGTATGTTTTCGAGCTGGCTCACGGGTTTCATGGCCGCTGGTCAGCGTGTGTTTGAGGTGCTGGATAGCACCAGCCAACTGGAGGAGCCTAGCGAGAGCCGCCGCCTCACCGCCCTCCAGGGCAGAGTGGAGCTGAAGAACGTGACCTTTGGTTACGATCCGTATGCTCCGGTGCTGAAAAATGTGAGCCTCACCATCGAGCCGGGGCAGTTCGTCGGCATCGTGGGCAAGAGCGGCAGCGGGAAGACGACGCTGGTGAATCTGATCTGCCGCTTCTACGATCCGCAGGAGGGCTGCGTGCTCATTGATGGCGAAAATGTGCGTGAGCTCGGCACGGATGCGCTGCGGGAAAATATCGGCCTCGTTTTGCAGGAGAGTTTCATGTTCCGTGCCAGCATCGCGGAAAACATCGCCTACGGCCGACCTGATGCGGCACCGCAGGACATCATCCAGGCAGCGAGGGCGGCGAATGCGCATGACTTCGTCGCCCGCAAGGCGGCTGGCTACGACACGAAGCTAGGTGAGAACGGCGCAGGACTCTCTGGTGGCGAAAAACAGCGCCTGAGCATCGCACGGGCGCTTTTGACCGATCCGGCCATCCTGATCATGGATGAGGCTACCTCCGCCGTGGACACGGAAAGTGAGCAGGAAATCCAAAGGGCACTGGCTCGCGCGTGCAAGGGCCGCACGACGATCGCCATCGCCCACCGCCTCTCCACGCTGAAAAATGCCGACATCATCCACGTCATGGATGAGGGCCGCGTGGCGGAAAGCGGCTCCCATGATGATCTGATGGCCAAGGACGGCATCTATGCACGCCTGGTCAAAATCCAAACGGAGCTCACACGGCTCGAAGCAGCTTAA
- a CDS encoding DUF1854 domain-containing protein, with translation MNATNIISLPPIPGTVRYLAPATTELRRGAHGTLNCDIAGDRVYEGVTAVRLFPITLGDQFISLRHTDEKDKDHEIGIIERLSEFPAETAREVLSCLNAHYHERIIQRIWKIKHQYGQLFFTVDTNAGKTEFVMPWRHDRAEEYGSKGRVLLDSLNNRYLIPDLEALAPKERHKLLTYIYW, from the coding sequence ATGAATGCGACCAATATCATCTCTTTGCCGCCCATCCCAGGCACCGTACGCTACCTCGCCCCTGCGACGACGGAGCTGCGGCGTGGCGCTCATGGCACACTAAACTGTGACATCGCGGGGGACCGTGTGTACGAGGGTGTGACGGCGGTGCGGCTGTTTCCGATCACCTTGGGCGACCAATTCATCTCCCTGCGCCACACGGACGAAAAGGACAAGGACCACGAAATCGGCATCATCGAGCGGCTGAGCGAGTTCCCAGCAGAAACAGCCCGCGAGGTGCTCTCCTGCCTGAATGCGCATTACCACGAGCGGATCATCCAGCGCATCTGGAAGATCAAACACCAGTATGGGCAGCTATTCTTCACCGTGGACACGAATGCGGGCAAAACTGAGTTTGTGATGCCCTGGCGCCATGACCGTGCGGAGGAATATGGCAGCAAGGGCCGCGTGTTGCTCGATTCACTGAACAATCGCTACCTCATCCCCGATTTGGAGGCACTCGCCCCGAAGGAGCGGCATAAGCTGCTGACATATATCTATTGGTGA
- a CDS encoding HD domain-containing protein: protein MSDLAAKSSPSPENAVIYVGAASVAMLIGVCGEDGGPLRAIEHLDRPLPLARDIFRGGGITRATMEQAVSIMRDYLLATREYGIPAAQVRIFTTNILAEAANHEIFLNRLQIQTGVSPALIDDGNMTRLVFQIAQRLLQRNPRLAEGHTFVTHIGPGNTRAMYFKQGRLAAYSNYRLGIFRAREAVSGSDETAPQQMMHLEEQIRGVVDHLAQDYSGSRIDHHVAIGAEIQSVAPKLAKERQGSFQLREDDLARFTEKVARMTPEQLVRELHVHYTGGEGIVPALQTNLALARRFGDESLWVPVGDFSTELMTDLMTAGSRTEVFQEEVLQSASEIGLRYKTDRKHAEHVTGFAQQLFRELQHLHGLDPKFELVLCVAATLHDVGMFISPREHHKHSLYILLNTEIFGLSTLDREFVALLARYHRRYNPEPSHPHFADLSREDRMIVLKLAALLRIADALDRSHAQRIRSIQLRPDGPRLRILTQGVDDTTVEQMAIDSKCDLFREIYGYEIVLAKH from the coding sequence ATGTCTGATCTCGCTGCCAAATCCTCCCCGTCGCCTGAAAATGCCGTGATTTACGTCGGTGCCGCCTCTGTCGCCATGCTCATCGGAGTATGCGGTGAGGATGGTGGACCGCTGAGGGCTATTGAGCACCTAGATAGGCCGCTGCCGCTGGCGCGGGACATCTTTCGTGGTGGCGGCATCACGCGTGCGACGATGGAGCAGGCGGTGAGCATCATGCGTGATTACCTACTCGCGACACGCGAGTACGGCATCCCCGCAGCCCAGGTGCGTATTTTCACCACCAACATCCTCGCCGAAGCAGCGAACCACGAGATTTTCCTCAATCGCCTCCAAATCCAGACCGGCGTATCCCCCGCACTCATTGATGACGGGAATATGACCCGCTTAGTCTTCCAGATCGCGCAGCGGCTGCTCCAAAGGAACCCGCGATTGGCAGAAGGACACACGTTTGTGACCCACATCGGCCCAGGGAACACCCGTGCGATGTATTTCAAGCAAGGACGGCTCGCTGCGTATTCAAATTACCGCCTGGGCATCTTCCGGGCACGCGAGGCGGTCTCTGGCAGTGACGAAACGGCCCCCCAGCAGATGATGCACCTCGAAGAGCAGATCCGCGGCGTGGTGGATCATCTCGCGCAGGACTACTCTGGCAGCCGGATCGACCACCATGTGGCCATCGGGGCGGAAATCCAGAGTGTGGCCCCGAAACTGGCGAAAGAGCGCCAAGGATCCTTCCAACTGCGAGAAGACGACCTGGCCCGATTCACCGAAAAAGTGGCCCGCATGACGCCAGAGCAGCTCGTGCGTGAGCTGCATGTGCATTACACAGGTGGAGAGGGCATCGTACCTGCCCTCCAGACGAATCTGGCCCTCGCACGCCGATTCGGCGATGAATCCCTGTGGGTGCCGGTGGGAGATTTCAGCACGGAGCTGATGACGGATCTCATGACGGCAGGATCACGCACGGAGGTCTTCCAGGAGGAGGTGCTGCAGTCCGCCAGCGAGATCGGCCTACGCTACAAAACGGACCGCAAGCATGCGGAGCATGTCACCGGCTTTGCACAGCAGCTTTTCCGCGAGTTGCAGCATCTGCACGGCCTAGATCCGAAGTTCGAGCTCGTGCTCTGCGTCGCCGCCACGCTGCATGATGTGGGCATGTTCATCAGCCCGCGTGAGCATCACAAGCACAGCCTCTACATCCTGCTGAACACAGAGATTTTCGGTCTCAGCACTCTGGATCGGGAGTTCGTAGCGCTGCTGGCACGCTACCACCGCCGCTACAATCCAGAACCGAGCCACCCCCACTTCGCCGATCTCAGCCGCGAAGACCGTATGATCGTGCTGAAACTGGCCGCGCTACTGCGCATCGCCGATGCGCTAGACCGCAGCCATGCGCAGCGCATCCGCAGCATCCAGCTCCGCCCAGATGGCCCCCGTCTGCGCATCCTCACCCAGGGCGTCGATGACACCACGGTGGAGCAAATGGCCATCGACTCGAAGTGCGATCTCTTCCGCGAGATCTATGGCTACGAGATTGTGCTGGCGAAACATTGA
- a CDS encoding response regulator has protein sequence MDTLRLRLLLPLWLFGFLPAMGATTLMGRPLDWFWSTSGLLLALGVLLGAYLITGFMLRPAKSIMTGAGSVLRGVPPSNEVAEWLPSDFWKLRCDINMIFTKQRQALNAAEQHATQTAQRLLNAERLLREAFTALQGIFNASEDGVAVVDAQGSIIATNARLDLFLGRPVEEVAGRDGKKLLSAFVDSFADRQTVAAWLEKVTSQLDTTDQSPVLSTSAADGRVLSLRVAPMTTDSGEILGRIWLMKDHSHLHVLERQLRESQKMGTIGQLAGGIAHDFNNLLTTIRGNLTLAELTPASNAGAVRDKLQSASHATQRAADLVKSLLGYSRTGSRSGAGTSSARKSVNLKQLLADVQQLLKHSVDSSVTIQMRAGLDDSQVHADSSQLQQVMLNLCLNARDALPVDGGIIEIAVENVTRAMRGSEARDHVMLVVRDNGHGISEEHRQRIFEPFFTTKHASKGAGLGLATAQDIVREHGGWIEFDSEPGRGSEFRIYLPRTQVVSESALPQISGSDAYAGADTIAAPLGMQTTILVVDDEAPVRSIAANMLGFLGYRVLEAADGQQMLDICLQGREKIDAILLDIYMPLLSGREAFKQLRAASNNTPVVVCSGFIIDPDEFMLLSQGQPPPVDIMLKPYALDCLSKALAKAVGAPGMDSATRTSPPQATTAAMPRLVDMIDDVAAPVRESGRPMLSA, from the coding sequence ATGGACACGCTCCGACTCCGACTCCTCCTGCCACTCTGGCTTTTCGGCTTCCTACCTGCGATGGGTGCCACAACACTGATGGGACGCCCTTTGGACTGGTTCTGGAGCACGAGTGGCCTCCTGCTCGCCTTGGGGGTGCTACTTGGGGCCTATCTCATCACTGGATTCATGCTGCGGCCTGCCAAATCGATCATGACAGGTGCAGGCTCCGTGCTACGCGGCGTGCCACCATCGAATGAAGTGGCCGAATGGCTGCCCTCCGACTTCTGGAAGCTGCGCTGCGACATCAACATGATCTTCACCAAGCAGCGCCAGGCGCTGAACGCCGCCGAGCAACACGCCACCCAGACCGCACAGCGCCTCCTCAATGCTGAGCGGCTCCTGCGTGAGGCTTTCACCGCTCTCCAGGGCATCTTTAATGCCAGTGAAGACGGTGTAGCTGTGGTGGATGCCCAGGGCTCCATCATCGCCACCAATGCACGGCTCGATCTATTCCTGGGGCGTCCTGTCGAGGAAGTCGCTGGCCGTGATGGCAAAAAACTGCTCTCCGCCTTTGTGGATAGCTTTGCAGATCGGCAAACGGTGGCTGCATGGCTGGAAAAAGTCACCTCCCAGCTCGACACGACCGATCAGAGCCCTGTCCTGAGCACCTCTGCAGCCGATGGCCGCGTCCTCAGCCTCCGCGTAGCCCCCATGACCACAGACTCTGGAGAGATCCTGGGCCGAATCTGGCTGATGAAGGACCACTCCCACCTGCATGTGCTGGAGCGTCAATTGCGCGAATCCCAGAAGATGGGCACCATCGGCCAGCTCGCTGGCGGTATCGCGCATGACTTTAATAACCTGCTCACCACCATCCGGGGGAATCTCACTCTCGCAGAGCTCACTCCAGCGTCCAATGCTGGTGCTGTTCGCGACAAGCTACAAAGCGCCTCCCATGCCACCCAGCGTGCCGCAGATCTGGTGAAGAGCCTCCTTGGCTACTCACGCACGGGATCACGCTCTGGAGCCGGCACTTCCTCTGCGAGAAAAAGTGTGAACCTGAAGCAGCTCCTCGCAGACGTGCAGCAGCTCCTGAAGCACAGCGTGGACTCCTCCGTCACCATCCAGATGCGTGCAGGTCTAGATGACTCCCAGGTACACGCGGACTCCTCACAGCTCCAGCAGGTGATGCTCAATCTCTGCCTCAATGCCCGCGATGCCCTACCTGTGGACGGCGGCATCATCGAAATCGCCGTGGAGAACGTCACTCGCGCCATGCGTGGCAGCGAGGCACGCGACCACGTCATGCTCGTCGTTCGGGACAATGGCCACGGCATCTCTGAGGAGCACCGTCAGCGCATTTTCGAGCCCTTCTTTACCACCAAGCACGCCAGCAAAGGCGCAGGACTCGGACTCGCCACAGCTCAGGACATCGTGCGTGAGCATGGCGGCTGGATCGAGTTCGACTCGGAGCCAGGACGCGGTAGTGAATTCCGCATTTACCTCCCACGCACCCAAGTCGTCAGTGAATCTGCCCTGCCGCAGATCAGCGGTAGTGACGCTTACGCAGGTGCAGACACCATCGCGGCCCCGCTCGGCATGCAGACCACCATCCTCGTCGTCGATGATGAGGCTCCCGTGCGCTCCATCGCGGCGAACATGCTGGGCTTCCTCGGTTACCGCGTGCTCGAGGCTGCTGATGGCCAGCAGATGCTCGACATCTGCCTCCAGGGCCGTGAAAAAATCGACGCCATCCTGCTCGACATCTACATGCCCTTGCTCAGTGGGCGAGAGGCCTTCAAGCAACTCCGTGCCGCCTCCAATAACACGCCTGTGGTCGTATGCAGCGGCTTCATCATCGACCCAGATGAGTTCATGCTCCTCAGCCAGGGACAACCGCCGCCCGTGGACATCATGCTGAAGCCCTATGCTCTCGATTGCCTCAGCAAAGCGCTCGCCAAAGCTGTCGGAGCCCCCGGTATGGACTCTGCCACGCGCACATCACCTCCGCAGGCCACCACCGCCGCCATGCCACGCCTCGTGGACATGATCGATGACGTGGCAGCTCCAGTGCGTGAATCCGGTCGTCCCATGCTCAGCGCATAA
- a CDS encoding adenylosuccinate lyase has protein sequence MSDSIPNVLAERYATAPMRALWSPEGKVRLERDYWIAVLKGQRDLGIPVPEGVIEAYEKVKDQIDVASIMRRERVTRHDVKARIEEFCDLAGHEHIHKGMTSRDLTENVEQLQVFRALEESRRKAVAVLAGIANRAVQTRDIPLTARTHNVAAQATTLGKRIAMFGEEMLLAFGDLENVIATYPARGLKGAVGTRLDQITLFNGDAKKASELESRILHHLGMPAAFGAVGQVYPRSLDLQVVGSLCQLASGPGSFARTLRLMAGHELASEGFAKGQVGSSAMPHKMNSRSCERVNGLHVILKGYLAMAAGLAGDQWNEGDVSCSVVRRVMLPDAFLALDGLLETFLTILGQMEVFESVIEQELMRYLPFLLTTTVMMESVKAGAGRETAHEAIKLHAVQVARDMRTGKVRENDLLTRLVNDPALSLSQADMDRIVEAGRSNTGDAPQQVDAFADRVAQIAAKYPDAAQYQPGVIL, from the coding sequence ATGTCTGACTCTATCCCGAACGTCCTCGCTGAACGCTACGCCACCGCCCCAATGCGTGCTCTCTGGTCTCCAGAGGGCAAAGTCCGCCTCGAACGCGACTACTGGATCGCAGTACTGAAAGGGCAGCGTGATCTGGGCATCCCGGTGCCAGAGGGCGTGATCGAGGCGTATGAAAAGGTGAAGGACCAGATCGATGTGGCCAGCATCATGCGCCGTGAGCGTGTGACGCGGCATGATGTGAAGGCGCGGATCGAGGAGTTCTGCGATCTAGCCGGGCATGAGCACATCCACAAAGGCATGACCAGCCGCGACCTGACGGAAAATGTGGAGCAGCTCCAGGTCTTCCGCGCTTTGGAGGAGAGCCGCCGAAAGGCCGTGGCCGTGCTAGCAGGCATCGCGAACCGTGCGGTGCAGACGCGTGACATCCCGCTCACGGCCCGCACGCATAATGTGGCTGCGCAGGCCACGACGCTGGGCAAGCGCATCGCCATGTTCGGTGAGGAGATGCTGCTGGCCTTTGGTGATCTGGAGAATGTGATCGCGACGTATCCCGCACGCGGCCTCAAAGGCGCTGTGGGCACTCGCCTAGACCAGATCACACTCTTTAATGGGGATGCGAAAAAGGCCTCTGAGCTGGAAAGCCGCATCCTGCATCATTTAGGCATGCCTGCGGCCTTTGGCGCTGTGGGGCAGGTGTACCCACGCAGCCTCGATTTGCAGGTGGTGGGCTCACTTTGCCAGCTCGCGAGCGGTCCGGGCAGCTTTGCCCGCACGCTGCGTCTGATGGCGGGGCATGAGCTGGCGAGTGAGGGCTTTGCCAAAGGCCAAGTCGGCTCCTCTGCGATGCCGCATAAGATGAATAGCCGCTCATGTGAGCGTGTGAACGGACTTCACGTCATTTTGAAGGGTTATTTGGCCATGGCAGCCGGTTTGGCCGGTGACCAGTGGAATGAGGGTGATGTGTCCTGCTCCGTGGTACGGCGTGTGATGCTGCCAGATGCCTTTTTGGCGCTGGATGGCCTGCTGGAGACGTTTTTGACGATCCTCGGGCAGATGGAGGTCTTTGAATCCGTGATCGAGCAGGAGCTGATGCGCTATTTGCCATTCCTACTGACGACGACGGTGATGATGGAGTCTGTGAAAGCTGGCGCTGGCCGCGAAACCGCGCATGAGGCGATCAAGCTCCACGCTGTGCAAGTGGCCCGCGATATGCGCACGGGCAAAGTGCGTGAAAATGACCTGCTCACGCGATTGGTGAATGATCCGGCGCTTTCGCTCTCACAGGCCGATATGGACCGAATCGTGGAGGCTGGCCGCTCGAACACTGGGGATGCACCGCAGCAAGTGGATGCCTTTGCTGACCGTGTGGCACAGATCGCAGCGAAGTATCCTGATGCAGCGCAGTATCAGCCTGGGGTGATTTTGTGA